The Leadbettera azotonutricia ZAS-9 genome has a window encoding:
- the rfbA gene encoding glucose-1-phosphate thymidylyltransferase RfbA: protein MKGIILAGGSGTRLYPITRAVSKQILPLYDKPMIYYPLSVLMLAGIREVLIISTPRDLPLFEELFGDGKWLGMNFEYKAQESPRGLADAFIVGADFIGGGSCALVLGDNVFYGRGFSQTLRNTEQKIESQGGGSIFGYYVKDPAAYGVVEFDGQGKALSIEEKPAQPKSHYAVPGLYFYDSNVVNIAKNIKPSARGEIEITAVNNAYLEQGRLSVEILGRGMAWLDTGTYDGLLEAGNFIATVQKRQGMYVSCIEEIAYANKWISRDDLLHLAAPYKTEYGVYLKYIAENM, encoded by the coding sequence ATGAAAGGCATTATACTCGCCGGGGGATCAGGCACAAGGCTCTACCCCATAACCAGGGCGGTTTCCAAGCAGATACTCCCCCTTTATGACAAGCCCATGATCTACTACCCCCTGTCGGTGCTCATGCTGGCGGGGATTCGGGAAGTGCTCATTATTTCCACCCCCCGGGATCTGCCCCTCTTTGAAGAGCTTTTTGGCGATGGCAAATGGCTGGGGATGAATTTTGAATACAAGGCTCAGGAAAGCCCCCGCGGGCTGGCTGACGCTTTTATCGTGGGGGCAGATTTTATAGGCGGCGGCTCCTGCGCCCTGGTGCTGGGGGACAATGTGTTCTATGGCAGGGGCTTTAGCCAGACTTTGCGGAATACGGAACAAAAGATAGAAAGCCAGGGGGGCGGATCGATCTTTGGCTATTATGTAAAAGATCCTGCCGCCTACGGAGTGGTGGAATTTGACGGCCAGGGCAAGGCCCTTTCTATAGAAGAAAAACCTGCCCAGCCAAAATCCCATTACGCAGTGCCGGGCCTTTATTTTTATGACAGCAATGTAGTGAACATTGCAAAAAATATTAAGCCTTCAGCCAGGGGCGAGATCGAAATTACCGCAGTGAACAATGCCTACCTTGAACAAGGCCGCCTCTCGGTGGAGATCCTGGGGCGGGGCATGGCATGGCTGGATACCGGTACCTACGATGGCCTTCTGGAAGCAGGCAACTTTATCGCGACTGTCCAGAAACGCCAGGGTATGTATGTTTCGTGCATTGAAGAAATAGCCTATGCCAATAAATGGATAAGCCGGGACGATCTTCTGCATTTGGCCGCTCCCTATAAAACCGAGTACGGCGTCTACTTGAAGTATATCGCGGAGAACATGTAG
- a CDS encoding VanZ family protein — MPKNNRKTMMNQNKLFSILLKLPAPLVILAIWFLSSQSTLPQIKGVFGIDKIQHMLAFAVLAAAGALWFPLELCRRRGIFIMLAIASIASIYGGIDEYHQSFVPGRDSSVWDWLADTLGALIGAGAAMWTARNLKTA; from the coding sequence TTGCCCAAAAATAACAGAAAAACCATGATGAACCAAAACAAGCTTTTCTCTATCCTTTTAAAACTCCCTGCGCCTCTTGTCATCCTTGCCATCTGGTTTCTATCGTCCCAAAGCACCCTGCCCCAGATAAAGGGTGTTTTCGGCATAGACAAAATCCAGCATATGCTGGCCTTTGCGGTCCTGGCTGCTGCCGGCGCCCTCTGGTTCCCCCTGGAGCTTTGCCGCCGCCGGGGCATCTTCATTATGCTTGCAATAGCTTCCATTGCTTCGATTTATGGGGGCATCGATGAATACCACCAGTCCTTTGTCCCCGGCCGCGACAGCAGCGTATGGGACTGGCTGGCCGACACCCTGGGCGCCCTGATCGGGGCAGGGGCGGCGATGTGGACAGCACGGAATCTGAAAACCGCATGA